In Hamadaea flava, a genomic segment contains:
- a CDS encoding carbon-nitrogen hydrolase family protein, which produces MLTPLTVAAVQAPSVPGDVAANAKAGAELAAQAADQGARLCVLPELFLPAYHPPALEDLATDVAAVGGQVADARLDPVRAVARDRQIVILLGAAVRDEQDRRTCAVVVADGSGRIRVAYEKNFLCGPEEKALFVPGSRGATLHLDGWRLGLGVCYDGCFPEHARAAQDDDVHGMVYPAAYVTGSEHRRDVYYAARALDNTGYVVYANAVDGVAPWTFNGGAAVYDPEGRAIVRGPNSGTSVQVATLSAEDLQATRAGHTMLADRPAAMSENLGVGRDQVYT; this is translated from the coding sequence ATGTTGACCCCGCTCACCGTCGCCGCCGTCCAGGCGCCGTCGGTCCCCGGCGACGTCGCGGCCAACGCGAAGGCCGGCGCCGAGCTGGCCGCGCAGGCCGCCGACCAGGGCGCTCGGCTGTGCGTACTGCCCGAGCTGTTCCTGCCCGCGTACCATCCGCCGGCCTTGGAAGATCTGGCCACCGACGTCGCGGCCGTGGGCGGTCAGGTGGCGGACGCGAGACTCGACCCCGTCCGGGCCGTCGCGCGCGACCGGCAGATCGTCATTCTGCTAGGGGCAGCGGTACGCGATGAGCAGGACCGGCGTACGTGCGCCGTCGTGGTGGCCGACGGCTCCGGGCGGATCCGGGTGGCGTACGAGAAGAACTTCCTGTGCGGACCGGAGGAGAAGGCGCTCTTCGTGCCGGGTTCCCGGGGTGCGACGCTGCATCTGGACGGCTGGCGGCTCGGGCTGGGCGTCTGCTACGACGGGTGCTTCCCGGAGCACGCCCGCGCCGCCCAGGACGACGACGTGCACGGCATGGTCTACCCGGCGGCGTACGTGACGGGCTCCGAGCATCGCCGCGATGTCTACTATGCCGCGCGCGCCTTGGACAACACAGGCTACGTCGTTTATGCCAATGCGGTCGACGGTGTCGCGCCGTGGACCTTCAACGGCGGCGCGGCCGTCTACGACCCGGAGGGTCGGGCGATCGTCCGCGGCCCGAACTCCGGCACGTCGGTGCAGGTGGCGACGCTGTCGGCGGAGGATCTGCAAGCGACCCGCGCCGGCCACACCATGTTGGCCGATCGACCGGCGGCGATGTCAGAAAACCTCGGAGTCGGGCGGGATCAGGTCTATACGTGA
- a CDS encoding HAD family hydrolase: protein MPLLLLDLDNTLIDRTGAFKAWAEWFLPEIGAPAYDVDWLLDVDADGLTDRWDVAEAIRDRYAIRASIVDMVDELSEGMVEHTRFDPMVGAALRIAADAGWVPVIVTNGSTRMQEAKIRRTGLDRFVADWVISEEVDCRKPNPRIFEIAAERARLRLRGAWMIGDSPESDIGGAAGLGLPSVWLRRGREWTERRFAPTRAVNGVIQAVAAVMSLAHSR, encoded by the coding sequence GTGCCATTGCTGCTCCTTGACCTCGACAACACCCTGATCGACCGCACCGGGGCGTTCAAGGCCTGGGCCGAATGGTTCCTGCCGGAGATCGGCGCGCCCGCGTACGACGTGGACTGGTTGCTGGACGTGGACGCGGACGGGCTGACCGACCGTTGGGACGTGGCCGAGGCCATCCGCGACCGGTACGCCATCCGCGCGTCCATCGTCGATATGGTCGACGAGCTGTCCGAGGGGATGGTCGAGCATACGCGGTTCGATCCCATGGTCGGCGCGGCGCTGCGGATCGCGGCGGACGCGGGCTGGGTGCCGGTGATCGTGACCAACGGCAGCACCCGCATGCAGGAGGCGAAGATCCGCCGGACCGGGCTGGACCGATTCGTGGCCGACTGGGTGATCTCCGAGGAGGTCGACTGCCGCAAGCCCAATCCCCGGATCTTCGAGATCGCGGCCGAACGCGCCCGACTACGGCTGCGCGGCGCGTGGATGATCGGCGACAGCCCCGAGTCCGACATCGGCGGCGCGGCCGGACTGGGGCTGCCGAGCGTCTGGCTGCGGCGGGGCCGGGAGTGGACCGAGCGGCGGTTCGCGCCCACCCGGGCGGTCAACGGCGTCATCCAGGCCGTCGCGGCCGTGATGTCGCTGGCCCACTCCCGGTAG
- a CDS encoding enoyl-CoA hydratase/isomerase family protein yields MTSRSPQDVHPAGDTPPAGVRMEADGPIATITLDRPEVLNAQTTATWESLRDIGSALRADVRVVVLRGEGRAFSAGLDLAHAQANLGELAAVPPDEAEVRIGRFQEAFSWLRRTDIVTIAAVQGHAIGAGFQLALACDFRVVADDARFAMKEVTLGLVPDLTGTKRLVDLVGYSRALELCATGRTVGAEEAERIGLATVRVPRTELDQAARDLAAALLAADRNALIEIKALIAGASHRSYAEQALAERQAQVRRIREIAGLGE; encoded by the coding sequence ATGACCTCGCGATCGCCACAGGACGTGCACCCGGCCGGCGACACCCCGCCGGCCGGTGTACGGATGGAGGCTGACGGTCCGATCGCGACGATCACGCTTGATCGTCCCGAAGTTCTGAATGCGCAGACCACGGCGACGTGGGAAAGCCTGCGCGACATCGGTTCGGCGCTGCGCGCCGACGTCAGAGTGGTGGTGCTCCGCGGCGAGGGGCGGGCCTTCTCGGCCGGATTAGACCTTGCCCATGCCCAGGCCAACCTGGGTGAGCTCGCCGCGGTGCCCCCCGACGAGGCCGAAGTCCGGATCGGGCGCTTCCAGGAGGCGTTCTCCTGGTTGCGCCGCACCGACATCGTGACCATCGCCGCCGTGCAGGGCCATGCCATCGGAGCCGGTTTCCAGCTCGCGCTGGCCTGCGACTTCCGGGTCGTCGCCGACGACGCCCGGTTCGCCATGAAAGAAGTGACCTTGGGCTTGGTGCCCGATTTGACGGGCACCAAGCGGCTCGTCGACCTCGTCGGCTACTCGCGCGCCCTCGAACTGTGCGCCACCGGGCGTACGGTCGGCGCGGAGGAGGCCGAGCGGATCGGGCTGGCCACTGTTCGCGTACCGCGAACAGAGCTGGACCAGGCGGCTCGGGATCTGGCGGCCGCGCTGCTCGCGGCCGATCGCAACGCCCTCATCGAGATAAAGGCGCTGATCGCGGGCGCTTCCCACCGGTCGTACGCCGAACAGGCGCTCGCCGAACGGCAGGCTCAGGTACGCCGCATCCGGGAGATCGCCGGGCTGGGCGAGTAG
- the trxA gene encoding thioredoxin, with the protein MTLSVTDATFADEVLGAYAPVLVEFWAEWCPPCHKMAPVLDQLTGEYAGRAQVAKLNADENPATARAYGIMAMPTFALFSGGEVVWQVVGAQPAGRLRAKLDEAISAAASGVRR; encoded by the coding sequence ATGACCCTGTCTGTCACCGACGCCACTTTCGCCGACGAGGTGCTGGGGGCGTACGCACCCGTGCTGGTGGAGTTCTGGGCCGAGTGGTGCCCGCCGTGTCACAAGATGGCGCCGGTGCTCGACCAGCTCACCGGGGAGTACGCCGGCCGCGCCCAGGTGGCGAAGCTCAACGCGGACGAGAACCCGGCCACGGCTCGGGCGTACGGGATCATGGCGATGCCGACGTTCGCGCTGTTCTCCGGCGGCGAGGTCGTCTGGCAGGTGGTCGGCGCTCAGCCGGCGGGCCGGCTGCGGGCCAAGCTCGACGAGGCGATCAGCGCAGCCGCGTCCGGCGTACGCCGATAG
- a CDS encoding MerR family transcriptional regulator encodes MRIGELADQAGTSARTLRYYEEHGLLSARRTANGYREYGEDDLRLVREIRSLLEIGFSLEETRPFVECLRSGHASGAQCPGSVAVLGRKLADLDASIGRLVEIRRRVSLELEENA; translated from the coding sequence ATGCGCATTGGTGAGCTGGCCGACCAGGCCGGGACGAGCGCCCGCACGCTGCGGTACTACGAGGAGCACGGGCTGCTCAGCGCCCGCCGGACCGCCAACGGCTATCGGGAGTACGGCGAGGACGATCTGCGCCTCGTCCGGGAGATCCGGTCGCTGCTGGAGATCGGGTTCTCGCTGGAGGAGACCCGGCCGTTCGTGGAGTGCCTCCGATCAGGACACGCGTCGGGCGCGCAGTGCCCGGGCTCGGTCGCGGTGCTCGGCCGCAAGCTCGCCGATCTGGATGCGAGCATCGGGCGGCTGGTCGAGATCCGCCGCCGGGTGAGCCTGGAACTGGAGGAGAACGCATGA
- a CDS encoding ABC-F family ATP-binding cassette domain-containing protein — MITATGLELRAGSRILLSDAILRVQPGDRIGLVGRNGAGKTTSLKVLAGEGHPYAGKLESRGPVGYLPQDPRTGDLEVTARDRVLSARGLDALLREMKELELLMADGDDRAVRRYGALEDQFAALGGYAAEAEAARICANLGLPDRVLAQTIGTLSGGQRRRIELARILFRDLGQPGGGILLLDEPTNHLDADSITWLRGFLAGHKGGLVVISHDASMLEAVVNKVWFLDANRATVDVYNVGWKKYLEQRQTDERRRQRERANAEKKAGALMAQADKLRAKATKTVAAQNMAKRAEKLIGGLEEVRSADKVAKVRFPTPEPCGKTPLTASGLSKAYGSLEIFTGVDVAVDKGSRVAILGLNGAGKTTLLRMLAGVLSPDTGEVLAGHGLRIGYYAQEHEQLDVQRTILDHMRSAAPDQTDTDLRRILGAFLFSGDDVDKPAGVLSGGEKTRLALATLVCSGANVLLLDEPTNNLDPVSREQVLDAIARYPGAIVLVTHDPGAVTALKPDRAILLPDGVEDAWNDDLLELVELA; from the coding sequence ATGATTACCGCAACCGGGCTCGAGCTGCGCGCCGGCAGCCGCATCCTGCTCTCCGACGCGATCCTCCGAGTTCAGCCCGGCGACCGGATCGGTCTGGTCGGCCGTAACGGCGCGGGCAAGACGACCTCGCTGAAAGTGCTCGCCGGCGAGGGTCATCCTTACGCCGGGAAGCTGGAGAGCCGAGGACCCGTCGGCTACCTCCCGCAGGATCCGCGTACGGGGGATCTTGAAGTCACCGCGCGCGACCGGGTGCTGTCCGCTCGTGGGCTCGACGCGCTGCTGCGGGAGATGAAGGAACTCGAGCTGCTGATGGCCGACGGCGACGACCGCGCGGTCCGCCGTTACGGAGCGCTGGAGGACCAGTTCGCCGCCCTCGGCGGGTACGCTGCCGAGGCCGAGGCGGCCCGGATCTGCGCCAACCTGGGTCTGCCCGACCGGGTGCTGGCCCAGACCATCGGTACGCTCTCCGGCGGGCAGCGACGCCGGATCGAGCTGGCCCGCATCCTGTTCCGCGACCTGGGTCAGCCCGGCGGCGGCATCCTGCTCCTCGACGAGCCGACCAACCACCTCGACGCCGACTCGATCACCTGGCTGCGCGGCTTCCTCGCCGGGCACAAGGGTGGTCTCGTGGTCATCTCGCACGACGCCTCGATGCTGGAGGCGGTCGTGAACAAGGTCTGGTTCCTCGACGCCAACCGGGCGACCGTCGACGTCTACAACGTCGGCTGGAAGAAGTATCTGGAGCAGCGGCAGACCGACGAGCGGCGGCGGCAGCGTGAGCGCGCCAACGCCGAGAAGAAGGCCGGCGCCCTGATGGCGCAGGCCGACAAGCTGCGGGCCAAGGCCACCAAGACGGTCGCCGCGCAGAACATGGCCAAGCGCGCCGAGAAGCTGATCGGCGGGCTCGAAGAGGTGCGATCCGCCGACAAGGTCGCCAAGGTGCGGTTCCCGACTCCGGAACCGTGTGGGAAGACGCCGCTGACGGCGTCCGGGCTGTCGAAGGCGTACGGGTCGCTGGAGATCTTCACCGGAGTGGACGTCGCCGTCGACAAGGGTTCCCGGGTCGCCATTCTGGGGCTCAACGGTGCGGGGAAGACCACGCTGCTGCGGATGCTGGCCGGCGTACTGTCGCCCGACACCGGCGAGGTGCTGGCCGGGCACGGGCTGCGGATCGGTTACTACGCCCAGGAGCACGAGCAGCTCGACGTCCAGCGCACGATCCTGGACCACATGCGGTCGGCCGCGCCCGACCAGACCGACACGGACCTGCGGCGGATCCTCGGCGCGTTCCTGTTCAGCGGGGACGACGTCGACAAGCCCGCGGGCGTGCTGTCCGGCGGCGAGAAGACCCGGCTGGCGCTGGCCACCCTGGTCTGCTCCGGGGCGAACGTGCTGCTGCTCGACGAGCCGACGAACAACCTCGACCCGGTCAGCCGGGAGCAGGTGCTCGACGCGATCGCCCGCTACCCGGGCGCGATCGTGCTGGTGACGCACGACCCCGGCGCGGTGACGGCGCTCAAGCCGGACCGGGCGATCCTGCTGCCCGACGGCGTCGAGGACGCCTGGAATGACGACCTGCTGGAGCTGGTCGAGCTCGCCTGA
- the ypfJ gene encoding KPN_02809 family neutral zinc metallopeptidase, with product MSLNENADLDPSQVEDIRGSGGGGGGSEPPSGGFPGMNFPGSSGGGGGGGGGLGGGGAGMAGCLSGLLPMIFRGGGQNQEGQGGQAGQGGRKMGRGGLLIILLVAVVCIGLFCCLGRGDLSGLGDLGGLGGTNPSPNSSSLASTCAKSNPNRFDDPACRNLAYINSVQAYWQKSLPQTMGKNYEIVPTRFFSGQVSTACGAATSGVGPFYCPGDKRVYIDLSFYDELANRFGAPGNFAQAYVLAHEYGHHVQNLLGTEAQVRRAQQRDPANANKYSVAMELQADCYAGVWAKAASGTTDASGVPIFKSLTTADLQEALNAAAAVGDDRIQQQSGGQINEAGFTHGSSAQRQQWFTQGYQTGDPKQCNTFG from the coding sequence ATGTCGCTCAACGAGAACGCCGACCTCGACCCGAGTCAAGTCGAGGACATTCGCGGCTCCGGCGGTGGCGGCGGTGGGAGCGAGCCACCCAGCGGCGGCTTCCCCGGCATGAACTTCCCCGGCTCCTCGGGCGGTGGCGGTGGCGGTGGCGGCGGTCTCGGCGGCGGGGGCGCGGGCATGGCCGGCTGCCTGAGCGGCCTGCTGCCGATGATCTTCCGCGGCGGCGGGCAGAACCAGGAGGGCCAGGGCGGCCAGGCCGGTCAGGGCGGCCGCAAGATGGGCAGGGGCGGGCTGCTGATCATCCTGCTCGTCGCGGTCGTCTGCATCGGCCTGTTCTGCTGCCTCGGCCGGGGCGACCTGTCCGGCCTCGGCGACCTCGGCGGACTCGGCGGCACCAACCCGAGCCCGAACAGCTCCTCGCTCGCGTCGACATGCGCCAAGAGCAACCCGAACCGGTTCGACGACCCGGCCTGCCGGAACCTGGCGTACATCAACTCGGTCCAGGCGTACTGGCAGAAGTCGTTGCCGCAGACCATGGGCAAGAACTACGAGATCGTGCCGACCCGGTTCTTCTCCGGCCAGGTCTCCACCGCCTGCGGAGCGGCCACCTCCGGCGTCGGCCCGTTCTACTGCCCCGGCGACAAACGGGTCTACATCGACCTCAGCTTCTACGACGAACTCGCCAACCGGTTCGGCGCGCCCGGCAACTTCGCGCAGGCCTACGTGCTCGCCCACGAATACGGCCACCACGTGCAGAACCTGCTCGGCACCGAAGCCCAGGTACGCCGCGCGCAGCAACGCGACCCGGCCAACGCCAACAAGTACTCCGTCGCCATGGAACTCCAGGCCGACTGCTACGCCGGGGTGTGGGCGAAAGCCGCGTCCGGGACGACCGACGCCAGCGGCGTACCGATCTTCAAGAGCCTCACCACGGCCGACCTCCAGGAGGCGCTGAACGCGGCCGCCGCGGTGGGCGACGACCGCATCCAGCAGCAGTCCGGAGGACAGATCAACGAGGCGGGCTTCACCCACGGCAGCTCAGCGCAGCGTCAGCAGTGGTTCACCCAGGGGTATCAGACCGGCGATCCCAAGCAATGCAACACCTTCGGCTGA
- a CDS encoding ABC transporter ATP-binding protein, with translation MMGGGGGGWGMMRALREEDAVKQHKLTSGTFKRVMRFARPYRRDITIFLITVVVSAAIGVATPVLAGDVVNAITSNKASAGATVIRLALIIAGLSIASAGLSLAQRWYSARIGEGIIYRLRSEVYDHVQRMPLQFFTRTQTGALVSRLNNDVLGAQRAFTSTLSGVVSNVIQLALTAGVMLSLNWQITALSLVLLPVFILPARRVGRRLAAITKESYELNATMNATMTERFGVAGALLVKLFGRPESESERFGEKAARVRDIGITSAMYGRAFFVAMMLVASLAQALVYGLGGWFAVNQTISAGTVVALALLLTRLYGPLTELSNVRVDVMSAMVSFDRVFEILDLPPAIAEKPDAVEIPKGSSRVDFRDVWFRYPTAAEVSLASLEDVATLDRKQTEPVLRGVSFTVQPGQMVALVGPSGAGKSTTSMLVSRVYDVTEGSVAVGGIDVRDASLASLRDTIGVVTQDAHLFHESIAANLRYAKPDATDEEIWAALRGAQVEELVRALPDGLETVVGERGYRFSGGEKQRIAIARLLLKAPSIVILDEATAHLDSESEAAVQRALSVALAGRTALVIAHRLSTVREADQILVLDDGKIVERGTHEELVAAGGLYGDLYRTQFTASPIDSPLTTGLPASPAAA, from the coding sequence ATGATGGGCGGGGGCGGCGGGGGCTGGGGCATGATGCGCGCCCTCCGCGAGGAGGACGCGGTCAAGCAGCACAAGCTGACCAGCGGCACGTTCAAGCGCGTCATGCGCTTCGCCCGGCCGTACCGGCGCGACATCACCATCTTCCTCATCACCGTGGTGGTGTCCGCCGCGATCGGGGTGGCGACCCCGGTCCTCGCCGGTGACGTCGTCAACGCCATCACCAGCAACAAAGCCTCGGCCGGCGCCACTGTCATCCGGCTGGCGCTGATCATCGCCGGGCTTTCCATCGCCAGTGCCGGCCTCTCCCTCGCCCAGCGGTGGTACTCCGCCCGTATCGGCGAGGGCATCATCTACCGGCTGCGCAGCGAGGTCTACGACCACGTCCAGCGGATGCCGCTGCAGTTCTTCACGCGTACGCAGACCGGCGCGCTCGTGTCCCGGCTCAACAACGACGTCCTGGGCGCGCAGCGGGCGTTCACCTCGACGCTGTCCGGCGTGGTCAGCAACGTCATCCAGTTGGCCCTGACGGCGGGCGTGATGCTGAGCCTCAACTGGCAGATCACCGCCCTTTCGCTGGTGTTGCTGCCGGTCTTCATCCTGCCCGCGCGCCGGGTCGGGCGCCGGCTGGCCGCCATCACCAAGGAGTCCTACGAACTCAACGCCACGATGAACGCGACGATGACCGAGCGCTTCGGTGTCGCGGGGGCGTTGCTGGTGAAGCTGTTCGGGCGACCCGAGTCGGAGTCGGAGCGGTTCGGCGAGAAGGCCGCCCGCGTACGCGACATCGGCATCACCTCGGCGATGTACGGCCGGGCCTTCTTCGTCGCGATGATGCTGGTCGCCTCGCTGGCCCAGGCGCTCGTCTACGGTCTGGGCGGCTGGTTCGCCGTCAACCAGACGATCTCGGCCGGCACCGTGGTCGCCCTGGCGTTGCTCCTGACCCGCCTCTACGGGCCGTTGACCGAGCTGTCCAACGTACGCGTGGACGTCATGAGCGCCATGGTCAGCTTCGACCGGGTCTTCGAGATCCTGGACCTGCCGCCGGCCATCGCGGAGAAGCCGGACGCGGTCGAGATTCCGAAGGGCTCGAGCCGGGTCGACTTCCGCGACGTCTGGTTCCGCTATCCCACCGCGGCCGAGGTCTCGCTGGCCTCCCTGGAGGACGTCGCGACGCTGGACCGCAAGCAGACCGAGCCGGTGCTGCGCGGGGTCTCCTTCACGGTCCAGCCGGGTCAGATGGTGGCCCTCGTCGGCCCGTCCGGTGCCGGCAAGTCCACCACGTCGATGCTCGTGAGCCGGGTCTACGACGTGACCGAGGGCTCGGTGGCGGTCGGCGGCATCGACGTCCGCGACGCCTCCCTCGCCTCGCTGCGCGACACGATCGGCGTCGTCACGCAGGACGCTCACCTGTTCCACGAGTCGATCGCGGCGAACCTGCGCTATGCCAAGCCCGACGCGACCGACGAGGAGATCTGGGCCGCCCTGCGCGGAGCCCAGGTCGAGGAGCTGGTCCGGGCGTTGCCCGATGGACTGGAGACGGTCGTCGGCGAGCGCGGCTACCGGTTCTCCGGCGGCGAGAAGCAGCGCATCGCGATCGCCCGGCTGCTGCTGAAGGCGCCGTCCATCGTCATCCTCGACGAGGCCACGGCACACCTGGACTCCGAGAGCGAGGCGGCGGTGCAGCGAGCGCTGTCGGTCGCACTCGCCGGGCGTACGGCGCTCGTCATCGCGCACCGGCTGTCGACCGTCCGCGAAGCCGACCAGATCCTGGTGCTCGACGACGGCAAGATCGTCGAACGGGGCACCCACGAGGAGTTGGTCGCCGCGGGCGGGCTGTACGGCGACCTCTATCGGACGCAGTTCACCGCGTCGCCGATCGACTCGCCGCTGACGACGGGCCTGCCCGCGAGCCCCGCCGCCGCCTGA
- a CDS encoding TetR/AcrR family transcriptional regulator, with amino-acid sequence MPRVSQDQLEARREEILTAARACFARYGYEGATVRRLEEATGLSRGAIFHHFRDKDSLFLAVAEDDAAEMVETVARNGLVQVMRDLLTRATDPDAAGWLGTQLEVSRRVRTDPGFAERWVQRTSAIESATAERLKRQRDAGVLRDDVPLEALMRFLELAYDGLVLHLAMGRPAGDLGPVLDLVEETVRKR; translated from the coding sequence GTGCCGAGGGTGAGTCAGGATCAGCTGGAAGCCCGGCGGGAGGAGATCCTCACCGCCGCCCGTGCCTGTTTCGCGCGCTACGGCTACGAAGGCGCCACCGTCCGGCGACTCGAAGAGGCGACCGGGCTGTCCCGGGGCGCGATCTTCCACCACTTCCGCGACAAGGACTCCCTGTTCCTCGCGGTCGCCGAGGACGACGCCGCCGAAATGGTGGAAACGGTCGCCCGCAACGGACTCGTCCAGGTCATGCGCGACCTGCTGACCCGCGCCACCGACCCCGACGCGGCCGGCTGGCTCGGCACGCAACTGGAAGTGTCCCGCCGCGTCCGCACCGACCCCGGCTTCGCCGAACGCTGGGTCCAGCGCACCAGCGCGATCGAAAGCGCCACCGCCGAACGGCTCAAACGCCAACGCGACGCCGGAGTGCTCCGCGACGACGTGCCGCTGGAAGCGCTCATGCGGTTCCTCGAACTGGCCTACGACGGGCTCGTGCTGCACTTGGCGATGGGCCGGCCCGCCGGGGACCTCGGACCAGTCCTCGACCTCGTCGAAGAAACCGTCCGCAAACGCTGA
- a CDS encoding helix-turn-helix domain-containing protein: MAATGTATTTEKGRRIVGTERQTLAKDLVKRYTSGESIRALASSTGRSYGFIHRVLTEAGVQLRQRGGARRRKKA, translated from the coding sequence ATGGCAGCCACCGGCACAGCTACCACCACAGAGAAGGGTCGCCGGATCGTCGGGACCGAGCGGCAGACCCTGGCGAAGGACCTCGTCAAGCGGTACACCTCCGGGGAGAGCATCCGCGCTCTGGCCTCGTCGACGGGCCGTTCCTACGGGTTCATTCACCGGGTGCTCACCGAGGCGGGCGTCCAGCTGCGTCAGCGGGGCGGCGCCCGTCGCCGCAAGAAGGCCTGA
- a CDS encoding serine protein kinase RIO — MRKQRKFDDDDFSLTDTDTFEKFLDHDPEWDENPDGPETGDRWSTWDLSSPTERGPLPHPEWVVTELAAVDTERGMLKTGKEADVFLIRREVPETGYGTLMAAKRYRDSDHRMFHRDAGYLEGRRTRDSRVNRAVAARTAFGKEAIAGQWAYAEFGALCKLWETAQSLDVTPFTPYPVQILGTEILMEFIGTPDGVAAPRLAAIRPEDANLTDLWEQLLIGLRVLARSGYAHGDLSPYNILVHEGRLVVIDLPQIVDVVANPHGRRFLTRDVHNVLTWFRSRGLSGVDETEVVQFLCDEAGIR; from the coding sequence GTGCGCAAACAGCGCAAGTTCGACGACGACGACTTCTCGCTGACCGATACCGACACCTTCGAGAAGTTCCTCGATCACGATCCCGAATGGGATGAGAATCCGGACGGCCCGGAGACCGGCGACCGCTGGTCCACCTGGGACCTGTCCTCCCCCACCGAGCGCGGCCCGCTGCCGCATCCGGAGTGGGTGGTCACTGAGCTCGCCGCGGTCGACACCGAGCGCGGCATGCTCAAGACCGGCAAGGAAGCCGACGTCTTCCTGATCCGGCGGGAGGTGCCCGAGACCGGCTACGGCACGCTGATGGCGGCCAAGCGATACCGGGACAGCGACCACCGGATGTTCCACCGGGACGCCGGATATCTGGAGGGCCGGCGGACCCGGGACAGCCGGGTCAACCGGGCCGTCGCCGCCCGGACCGCCTTCGGCAAGGAGGCGATCGCCGGGCAGTGGGCGTACGCCGAGTTCGGGGCGCTGTGCAAGCTCTGGGAGACCGCCCAGTCGCTGGACGTGACCCCGTTCACGCCTTATCCGGTGCAGATCCTCGGCACCGAGATCCTCATGGAGTTCATCGGTACGCCCGACGGTGTGGCCGCGCCACGGCTGGCCGCGATCCGGCCGGAGGACGCGAATCTGACCGATCTGTGGGAGCAGCTGCTGATCGGGCTGCGCGTCCTGGCCCGCAGCGGGTACGCGCACGGCGACCTGTCGCCGTACAACATCCTCGTCCACGAGGGACGGCTGGTCGTCATCGATCTGCCGCAGATCGTGGACGTGGTGGCCAACCCGCACGGGCGGCGGTTCCTGACTCGGGACGTGCACAACGTGCTGACCTGGTTCCGTTCCCGGGGACTGTCCGGTGTGGATGAGACCGAGGTCGTGCAGTTCCTGTGCGACGAGGCGGGGATCCGCTGA
- a CDS encoding geranylgeranyl reductase family protein — MLASVTRAADWDVAVIGSGPAGLAAAITAARGGARTVVLERATHPRYKTCGGGLVSTSLGVASGWISVPARAQVRASTFTLRGGREFTREMDQPLISMVVRDEFDHALRKAAQESGAVIREQALVRSIGQDPERAVARLVSGETVTSRVIIGADGSGGVSARHVGATFSQVDVGLEVELPVTRARARDWEGRMLIDWGKLPGSYGWVFPKGDRLTVGVIGDRSDGSGLKAYLSDFVTRLGLDGLEPMHDSGHLTRCRADDSPLGLDRVLLAGDAAGLLEPWTREGISFALRSGRLAGQTAATHRNRPAELVGAYTRMVTEDLLPEMAAGRRLLAAFRKHPAPFHTVMATKAGWRAFAGMCRGELTFADAMERRSLRAGMALLSAI, encoded by the coding sequence ATGCTGGCGAGCGTGACACGAGCGGCAGACTGGGACGTGGCGGTCATCGGATCCGGGCCGGCGGGCCTCGCTGCGGCGATCACCGCCGCCCGTGGCGGCGCTCGCACCGTGGTCCTGGAACGCGCCACCCACCCGCGCTACAAGACGTGCGGCGGCGGGCTCGTCTCCACCTCGCTCGGGGTCGCGTCCGGCTGGATCTCGGTCCCGGCTCGCGCACAGGTGCGCGCATCGACCTTCACGCTGCGCGGGGGCCGCGAGTTCACCCGCGAAATGGACCAGCCATTGATCTCCATGGTGGTACGCGACGAGTTCGACCACGCGTTGCGGAAGGCGGCGCAGGAGTCGGGCGCGGTCATCCGGGAGCAGGCGTTGGTCCGGTCGATCGGGCAGGACCCGGAACGGGCGGTCGCCCGGCTCGTCAGTGGTGAGACGGTGACCTCCCGGGTCATCATCGGCGCCGACGGCTCCGGCGGAGTCTCCGCGCGCCATGTCGGGGCGACGTTCTCCCAGGTCGACGTGGGGCTGGAGGTCGAACTGCCGGTCACCCGGGCCCGCGCCCGCGACTGGGAGGGCCGGATGCTGATCGACTGGGGCAAACTGCCCGGGTCGTACGGCTGGGTCTTCCCGAAGGGGGATCGGCTCACGGTCGGAGTCATCGGGGACCGCAGCGACGGGTCCGGGCTCAAGGCGTACCTGTCGGATTTCGTGACGAGACTCGGGCTCGACGGGCTGGAGCCGATGCACGATTCGGGCCACTTGACGCGGTGCCGCGCGGACGACTCGCCGCTGGGGCTGGACCGGGTGCTGCTGGCCGGCGACGCGGCCGGACTGCTGGAGCCGTGGACGCGCGAGGGCATCAGCTTCGCACTGCGCTCGGGGCGGCTGGCCGGGCAGACCGCCGCCACCCACCGCAATCGGCCCGCGGAGCTGGTCGGGGCGTACACGCGGATGGTGACCGAGGATCTGCTGCCGGAGATGGCCGCCGGACGGCGGCTGCTGGCGGCGTTCCGTAAGCACCCGGCGCCCTTCCACACCGTGATGGCGACCAAGGCGGGCTGGCGCGCGTTCGCGGGGATGTGCCGGGGCGAGCTGACGTTCGCGGACGCGATGGAGCGCCGCTCGCTGCGCGCCGGGATGGCTCTGCTGAGCGCCATCTGA